A single window of Mugil cephalus isolate CIBA_MC_2020 chromosome 1, CIBA_Mcephalus_1.1, whole genome shotgun sequence DNA harbors:
- the tuba1a gene encoding tubulin alpha-1A chain: protein MRECISIHVGQAGVQIGNACWELYCLEHGIQPDGQMPSDKTIGGGDDSFNTFFSETGAGKHVPRAVFVDLEPTVIDEVRTGTYRQLFHPEQLITGKEDAANNYARGHYTIGKEIIDLVLDRIRKLADQCTGLQGFLVFHSFGGGTGSGFTSLLMERLSVDYGKKSKLEFSIYPAPQVSTAVVEPYNSILTTHTTLEHSDCAFMVDNEAIYDICRRNLDIERPTYTNLNRLIGQIVSSITASLRFDGALNVDLTEFQTNLVPYPRIHFPLATYAPVISAEKAYHEQLSVSEITNACFEPANQMVKCDPRHGKYMACCLLYRGDVVPKDVNAAIATIKTKRTIQFVDWCPTGFKVGINYQPPTVVPGGDLAKVQRAVCMLSNTTAIAEAWARLDHKFDLMYAKRAFVHWYVGEGMEEGEFSEAREDMAALEKDYEEVGVDSIEGEGEEEGEEY, encoded by the exons ATG CGTGAGTGTATCTCCATCCATGTTGGTCAGGCTGGCGTCCAGATTGGAAATGCCTGCTGGGAGCTTTACTGCCTGGAACATGGGATCCAGCCGGACGGACAGATGCCCAGCGACAAGACCATTGGAGGAGGAGACGATTCCTTCAACACCTTCTTCAGTGAGACTGGAGCTGGAAAACACGTCCCCAGAGCTGTTTTTGTCGACCTGGAGCCCACTGTCATTG ATGAGGTGCGTACTGGGACCTACCGCCAGCTGTTCCACCCTGAGCAGCTGATCACTGGTAAGGAGGATGCTGCCAACAACTACGCCCGTGGACACTACACCATCGGTAAAGAGATCATTGACCTGGTTCTGGACAGGATCCGCAAGCTG gCTGACCAGTGCACCGGTCTTCAGGGCTTCCTGGTCTTCCACAGCTTTGGTGGTGGCACCGGCTCTGGTTTCACCTCTCTGCTGATGGAGCGTCTGTCCGTTGACTACGGCAAGAAGTCCAAGCTGGAGTTCTCCATCTACCCAGCTCCCCAGGTTTCCACCGCTGTGGTGGAGCCCTACAACTCCATCCTGACCACCCACACCACCCTAGAGCACTCTGACTGTGCCTTCATGGTAGATAACGAGGCCATCTACGATATCTGCCGTAGGAACCTCGATATCGAGCGTCCTACTTACACCAACCTGAACAGGCTCATTGGTCAGATTGTGTCCTCCATCACTGCTTCCCTTCGTTTCGATGGTGCCCTCAATGTTGATCTGACGGAGTTCCAGACCAACTTGGTGCCATATCCCCGTATCCACTTCCCTCTGGCCACCTATGCCCCTGTCATCTCTGCTGAGAAGGCTTACCATGAGCAGCTCTCAGTGTCTGAGATCACAAACGCCTGCTTTGAGCCAGCCAATCAGATGGTGAAATGTGACCCTCGCCACGGCAAATACATGGCTTGCTGCCTGCTGTACCGTGGTGATGTGGTGCCCAAAGATGTCAATGCTGCCATTGCCACCATCAAAACAAAACGTACCATCCAGTTTGTGGACTGGTGTCCCACTGGTTTTAAGGTTGGCATCAACTACCAGCCTCCCACCGTGGTTCCTGGTGGAGATCTGGCCAAGGTCCAGAGGGCTGTGTGCATGCTGAGCAACACCACTGCAATTGCAGAGGCCTGGGCTCGCCTTGACCAcaagtttgatctgatgtacgCTAAGCGTGCCTTTGTTCACTGGTATGTGGGTGAAGGTATGGAGGAGGGAGAGTTCTCTGAGGCCAGAGAGGACATGGCAGCTCTGGAGAAAGATTATGAGGAGGTTGGAGTCGATTCCATTGAgggtgagggagaggaggaaggagaggagtaTTAA
- the pmelb gene encoding premelanosome protein b, which produces MGTSTVLLVLLAVASQTVAKPKNRFTRYPSWNTKMYPVWKDGDPRYKDAWNGGRVTFNVGNDSPTLTGARVTFTIDLQFPHNQKVQPDGDVVWAEDCIVNGTKHLESEPVYPIQSTDWEAVFPDGSPIKKDKKPSYVFVWKTWGQYWQVADGPSSSLTIGTDDIPLGSYSVDIVIYHYRSKEKFIPLGYASTQFSITDQIPFAVSLDQVNDIMAGDMRFVQNRAIAFTITLHDPSEYLSNADITFNWDFGDESGALISRELTVTHTYINSGSFKPQVVIQAVIPDKACDPPSQAPTKAPHADHGTTVKAPALASAVPLLVSTKSVGLNVNMVPSDTEEDNTEDEASTATTTQPSQETLKVVKTPSPINQLPVESEAQNRLAAYAKQTVMLTGRARVVLVAKREADDKPSDDDCVIYRYGSFCTGIEVFEGIEKVEIVQMENSVMKIPGKSQNVLDITVTCQGSLPKEVCSVILDAECLRPIHTSCNMVEPSRECQLVLRHLLNDSGVYCINVSMANDVSLAVTTAKVNVDMDSGPSSSGAVAMLLGALVLILVAGTVAYSYKRFKSYRPLKEDMTASGGSELSGAHNCSGASMFWKLLSRRGTVDNCPLLQDRPV; this is translated from the exons AGCCAAAAAATCGTTTCACCCGCTATCCATCATGGAACACTAAGATGTACCCAGTCTGGAAAGATGGAGACCCGCGATACAAAGACGCCTGGAATG GTGGAAGAGTGACCTTCAACGTGGGGAATGATTCACCAACGCTGACTGGAGCCAGAGTTACCTTCACCATTGACCTGCAGTTTCCCCATAACCAAAAGGTGCAGCCTGATGGAGATGTGGTCTGGGCTGAAGACTGCATAGTGAATG GAACAAAGCATTTGGAGTCCGAGCCAGTGTACCCAATACAGAGCACAGACTGGGAAGCTGTTTTCCCGGACGGCTCACCAATTAAGAAGGACAAGAAGCCGAGTTATGTGTTCGTCTGGAAGACCTGGG GTCAGTATTGGCAGGTGGCAGACGgcccctcttcttctctgaccATCGGTACAGACGACATCCCCCTGGGCTCCTACAGCGTAGACATTGTTATCTACCACTACCGGAGCAAAGAGAAGTTCATTCCTCTGGGATATGCCTCCACGCAGTTTTCTATCACAG ATCAAATCCCCTTCGCGGTCTCCCTGGACCAAGTGAACGACATTATGGCTGGGGACATGCGCTTCGTCCAAAACAGGGCGATCGCCTTCACCATCACCCTCCATGACCCGAGCGAGTACCTCAGCAACGCAGACATCACCTTCAACTGGGACTTTGGCGATGAAAGTGGAGCCCTCATATCCAGAGAGCTGACTGTCACTCACACCTACATCAACTCTGGCTCCTTCAAGCCTCAGGTGGTGATCCAGGCGGTCATCCCCGACAAGGCCTGCGACCCACCATCTCAAGCACCAACCAAAGCCCCACATGCTGACCATGGCACCACAG TGAAAGCTCCTGCATTAGCGTCCGCTGTTCCCCTGCTGGTTTCCACCAAGTCCGTTGGTCTGAATGTCAACATGGTTCCCTCAGACACTGAGGAGGACAACACAGAGGATGAGGCCTCCACCGCCACAACTACTCAACCATCACAGGAAACGCTCAAAGTGGTGAAGACTCCATCTCCCATCAACCAGCTGCCAGTTGAGAGTGAGGCACAGAACAGACTGGCAGCTT ATGCAAAGCAAACAGTGATGCTGACAGGACGAGCCAGAGTTGTTTTAGTAGCTAAGAGGGAAGCAGATGATAAACCCTCCGATGATGACTGCGTGATATATCGATATGGCTCCTTCTGCACTGGCATTGAAGTATTTG agGGCATTGAAAAAGTGGAGATAGTACAAATGGAGAATTCTGTGATGAAAATTCCCGGTAAAAGCCAAAATGTTTTGGATATCACTGTTACCTGCCAGGGAAG ccTCCCTAAAGAGGTGTGTAGTGTGATCCTGGATGCAGAGTGCTTGAGGCCGATTCACACATCCTGCAACATGGTGGAGCCCTCCAGAGAGTGCCAGCTGGTGTTGCGTCATCTCTTGAATGACTCCGGTGTCTACTGCATCAATGTTTCTATGGCCAATGACGTCAGTTTAGCCGTCACCACGGCTAAAGTCAATGTTGACATGG ATTCAGGCCCATCTTCTTCTGGTGCCGTCGCCATGCTGCTGGGCGCCCTGGTCCTCATTCTAGTAGCAGGAACAGTGGCATATTCCTACAA GCGCTTTAAGTCCTACCGTCCTCTAAAGGAAGACATGACAGCATCTGGAGGATCGGAGCTCAGTGGTGCTCACAACTGCTCCGGAGCCTCAATGTTCTGGAAGCTCCTGAGCAGACGAGGAACCGTCGACAACTGTCCTCTGCTGCAGGACAGGCCAGTGTGA